A stretch of Mya arenaria isolate MELC-2E11 chromosome 14, ASM2691426v1 DNA encodes these proteins:
- the LOC128217424 gene encoding uncharacterized protein LOC128217424 isoform X2, whose product MSVFVTLPSVRAGGMFCFLLFGLLMSVFVTLPSVRAGDKSTDQKLLEAIERALDRQLMDIKVGPTSDSEYKTYDCEGNQICKDCFDECGGKVKCASVCMLRDFEDEDKRGSDDTQKKGWWYT is encoded by the exons ATGTCGGTGTTTGTTACGCTTCCTTCGGTTAGGGCTGgcggtatgttttgttttcttctgtttgGACTATTAATGTCGGTGTTTGTTACGCTTCCTTCGGTTAGGGCTGgcg ATAAATCGACCGACCAAAAGCTCCTAGAAGCGATTGAAAGAGCGTTAGATCGACAACTCATGGATATAAAA GTCGGGCCAACTAGTGACAGTGAATACAAAACCTACGACTGTGAAGGAAACCAGATATGCAAGGACTGTTTTGACGAATGTGGGGGAAAAGTGAAGTGTGCAAGCGTTTGCATGCTGCGCGATTTTGAAGATGAAGACAAACGTGGAAG TGACGATACGCAAAAGAAAGGATGGTGGTACACATAA
- the LOC128217424 gene encoding uncharacterized protein LOC128217424 isoform X1, whose protein sequence is MFCFLLFGLLMSVFVTLPSVRAGGIVDVKNKSTDQKLLEAIERALDRQLMDIKVGPTSDSEYKTYDCEGNQICKDCFDECGGKVKCASVCMLRDFEDEDKRGSDDTQKKGWWYT, encoded by the exons atgttttgttttcttctgtttgGACTATTAATGTCGGTGTTTGTTACGCTTCCTTCGGTTAGGGCTGgcg GGATCGTTGATGTTAAAA ATAAATCGACCGACCAAAAGCTCCTAGAAGCGATTGAAAGAGCGTTAGATCGACAACTCATGGATATAAAA GTCGGGCCAACTAGTGACAGTGAATACAAAACCTACGACTGTGAAGGAAACCAGATATGCAAGGACTGTTTTGACGAATGTGGGGGAAAAGTGAAGTGTGCAAGCGTTTGCATGCTGCGCGATTTTGAAGATGAAGACAAACGTGGAAG TGACGATACGCAAAAGAAAGGATGGTGGTACACATAA
- the LOC128217424 gene encoding uncharacterized protein LOC128217424 isoform X3 — translation MFRFLLFGLLMSVFVTLPSVRAGDKSTDQKLLEAIERALDRQLMDIKVGPTSDSEYKTYDCEGNQICKDCFDECGGKVKCASVCMLRDFEDEDKRGSDDTQKKGWWYT, via the exons ATGTTTCGTTTTCTTCTGTTTGGACTATTAATGTCGGTGTTTGTTACGCTTCCTTCGGTTAGGGCTGgcg ATAAATCGACCGACCAAAAGCTCCTAGAAGCGATTGAAAGAGCGTTAGATCGACAACTCATGGATATAAAA GTCGGGCCAACTAGTGACAGTGAATACAAAACCTACGACTGTGAAGGAAACCAGATATGCAAGGACTGTTTTGACGAATGTGGGGGAAAAGTGAAGTGTGCAAGCGTTTGCATGCTGCGCGATTTTGAAGATGAAGACAAACGTGGAAG TGACGATACGCAAAAGAAAGGATGGTGGTACACATAA